The following proteins come from a genomic window of Oncorhynchus clarkii lewisi isolate Uvic-CL-2024 chromosome 23, UVic_Ocla_1.0, whole genome shotgun sequence:
- the LOC139381302 gene encoding uncharacterized protein: protein MGLCIIMLKHEVMAADGWHHNGPQDLVMTSLRHSPDHPSDPPRHPSDTPQTLLKNLSDTLSHPRPPIRRPSDTPRHHQTSPDHASDTPRNPSDPPQTLPDNPQTHSDTPDHHLDTPQTHPDTPKTPPDHPSDTFRHSQTPIKHPQTPQDTLDTPRPPSDTPQPAISIKQHPTLP, encoded by the exons atggggctgtgcattatcatgctgaaacatgaggtgatggcggcggatggaTGGcaccacaatgggcctcaggatctggtcatg ACATCCCTCAGACACTCCCCAGACCACCCCTCAGATCCCCCCAGACACCCCTCAGACACCCCTCAGACACTCCTCAAAAACCTCTCAGACACACTCAGTCACCCCAGACCACCAATCAGACGCCCCTCAGACACACCCAGACACCACCAGACATCTCCAGACCACGCCTCAGACACCCCCAGAAACCCCTCAGACCCCCCTCAAACACTCCCAGACAACCctcagacacactcagacacccCAGACCACCACTTAGACACCCCTCAGACACACCCAGACACCCCTAAGACACCTCCAGACCACCCATCAGACACCTTCAGACACTCACAGACACCCATCAAACACCCCCAGACACCCCAAGACACCCTAGACACCCCCAGACCACCCTCAGACACCCCTCAGCCAGCCATATCTATTAAGCAACATCCTACCCTCCCATAG